GCCGCCCGGCTGACCCAGCAGATGCTGGCCTACTCCGGTCGTGGCTCCTTCTCCCTCAGCGTGTTGGACCTGAACGGGTTGATCCGCCAGCACAGCAGTACCTTTCAGGCCGCCCTGCCCCCCCAGGCAAAGCTGGAGATGGACCTGGCCCCCGATCTGCCGCCCATCCACGCCGATGCCACCCAGATTCAACAGCTCCTCATGAACCTGATCCTGAACGCCGGCGAGGCCATCGGCCAGGAGCACGGCCGGGTGGCCGTGCGGACCCGCACGGTGGCCCTCCAGGCCGGCGAATTGCCCCATCCACTCTACGCGGGGGAAAATCTGGCCCCGGGCCAGTATGTGCGGCTCACCGTGGAGGACGACGGCTGTGGCATGGACGCCGAAACCCTGACCCGCATCTTCGACCCCTTTTTCACCACCAAGTTCACCGGCCGTGGGCTGGGCCTGGCCGTGGTCCTGGGCATCGTCCAGGGGCACCAGGCCGGCATCCAGGTCCACAGCGAGGTCGGGGTGGGCACCACGTTCCACATCTACTTCACGGTGGCGGACGAAATACCCGGATACCTGCGCAGCTTCCTGGATCCGGAAGACCACCGGGGAGACACATAAGAACGCCCGTCTCTCCAGCCTGGATGCCGCCACGGCTTGTCCCCAATTCCTGCAGATCCTGGATCTTGTGCTAGATTGGAGGAAGTCTCCTCCCGTTCCTCGGGTGGGTGCGCCCCCAGGAGCGGAGGATGGAGTTTGCGTTAGGGACATCATGAACTGGCAGAATTTTCATCAGGTGCGGCAAGCGTTGGGTCGCCCCCTGATCATTGCCCATCGAGGGGTGCCCCACCGGGACCCAGAAAACTCTCTGCGGGGCTTTGCCCGGGCTCTGGCCGAAGGGGCGGACGTGCTGGAGACCGACCTGCGCGTCACCCGGGACGGCGCCATTGTGCTGATCCATGACGCCACCCTGGAGCGCACCACCGACGGCCGCGGCCAGGTGAGCATGCATACCCTGGCCGAGCTCAAGCGCCTGCGCCTGCGGGAACGGGATGGTCGCCCCGGCGATCAGACCATCCCCACGCTGCTGGAATTGCTGGCCATGACCCAGGCCCAGACGCCCCTGCTGCTGGAGCTCAAGGCGCCCCTCTTCCTGGCCCGGACCTTTGCCCGGAAGCTGGTGGAGATCCTGGCTGCCTACCGCGCCCTGGATCGGGTGGCCCTGGTCTCCTTTCGGCCAGAGCTGGTCCGTAGCGTCAAGGCCGTCTGCCCGTCCATCCCAGCCGGCCACATCACCCTGACCGACTGGCGCCCTCGGGGAGGGGCCGAGCTCTATGGTCCCTACTGGCCACTGCTTTATGTCAATCCCTGGTACGTGGCGCAGGCCCATCGCCGGGGGGCCCTGGTTGCGCCCCTGGATCCTGCCCCTCTGCCCAGGCTGGGCCACTACCTGCGCCTGGGGGTGGACGCCCTGCTGGCCGATGATCCGGCGGCTGTGCGCCAGGCCCTGGGGCGCTGTCTGTCGGCGTGATGATGCGATCACCAAGTTGTTTGAGGAGCACATGAAGAAGCCATCCGTTGAGCCGATTTTGCCGCCGCCGGCCGAGAAGCCGCGCTACGTCAACCGGATGTTCGCCCGCATCGCCCACAGCTATGACCTGATGAACCGGCTCATGTCGGCCGGCCAGGATCAGCGCTGGCGCCGGAAGTTGGTGGAGCTCTGCGATCTGCCCCCCCGGGGCCGCCTGTTGGATGTGGGAACCGGAACCGGCGACATTGCCTACACGGCCCTGGCGCGCATGCCGGGCATCCAGGCCGTGGGCACCGATTTCACCTATGAGATGATGGCCGTGGGCCAGGCCAAGGCGCACGGCCGCTCCCTGCCCTTTGTGCAGGCCGACACCCTGGCCCTGCCCTTCCCCGACAACACCTTCGACGCAGTGGTCAGCGGTTTCCTGCTGCGCAACGTGGTGGACCGGGTGGGGGCGCTGCGGGAGCAGGCGCGGGTTACCCGGCCGGGCGGCCGGGTGGTCTGCCTGGAGACCACGCCGCCTTCCCATACCATCCTGGGGCCGTTGTTTCAGTTTTACTTTTTCAAGGTGGTGCCCGTGATCGGCGGCCTGGTCAGCGGCGATCGGGATGCCTACGCCTACCTGCCCCATAGCACCCTGGAATTCCCAGAGCCTTCTGTGCTGGCCCACCTGATGGAAAAGGCCGGCCTGCGGCACGTCTTTTACGAGGAGCTCATGTTCGGTACGGTGGCGATCCATGTGGGAACCAAGTAGCCTGGGGAGGCGTTGAGACGTACATGATACAGGACTTTCCGGAGACGTCCGGGCGCGCCGATGATCTGGCTGCCCTGCGGGGCAACCCCAGCTTCGTCTGGCGGGCCGGCCAGGAGCGGCGGTTGGCCATGATCCGCCGCTGGGGCCGGCTGGAGGAAGGCCAGGTCGCGCGCATCCTGGTGGATGGCTGTGGCGTGGGGATGTATGTCCGGGCCCTGCTGCCCTATGCCCGGGAGGTTCACGGGGTGGACATCGAGCCGAACTACCTGCGCCAGGCTGCACAGGCGGTTCCCCAGGCCCATCTGCAGCTGGCTGCCTGTGAACACCTGCCCTACGCCGACGCCAGTTTCGACCTGGTGCTGAGCCATGAGGTATTGGAACACGTGCAGGACGACCGCCAGGCCGTCGCCGAGATGGTGCGGGTCCTGCGTCCAGGTGGCCGGGCCCTTATCTTTGTGCCCAACCGTCTCTACCCCTTCGAGACCCATGGCCACTACTGGCGGGGGCGCTACCACTTCGGCAACACCCCCTTGATCAACTACCTGCCCGACCTCCTGCGCAATCGTCTGGCGCCCCATGTACGGGCCTATACGCCTTGGGGGCTGCGCATGCTCTTCATCGGCCAGCCGGTTCGGATCCTGCATCACACCCAGATCTTCCCGGGCTATGATAACATAGTGGCCCGGCGACCCGCCCTGGGTCGCTGGCTGCGCAGGCTGACCTACGCCCTGGAGCAGACGCGCCTGACCCTGCTGGGGTTGAGCCATTTTTTGGTGGTGGAGCGGTGTAGAGACGCACAGCCTGTCGAGATGTACAGTCTGTAGAGATGTACAGCCTGTGAGACGCACAGCCGCGCGTCCCTACCCGGATTCGGAATTGGATGAGGTTCGTCTATGAGCCATCTTGATCGTCACGATCAAATTTTGATTTTGCGCCGCAAACGGTATCGGGCCCGAGCCAATCGGCCCCGCCCCTGGCTGTGGGCCGGCCAGGGGATGCTGGCCGTGGTGGGCTCCTTCCTGCTGATGGTGGGGGCGTTCACCGGCGTGGGAGTTGCCACGGTGGTGGGCATCTACAACACCTACGCCGCCCAACTGCCCGATGCCAGCGTCATCGAATCCCAACAGGAAGAGTTCCAGACCGTCCGCATCTACGACCGGACGGGCCGGCATCTGCTGTACGAGAGCGTGGATCCCCGGCCCTTCCGGGGCGACCGCACCTACATTCCCCTGGCGGAAATGTCGCCGTGGGTGCCCAAGGCTGCCGTCGCGCTGGAAGACCGCAATTTTTGGGAAAACCCGGGCATCAACGTCCGGGGTCTCCTCCGGGCCTTTGTCTCCATGGCCCAGGGCGGCGCGGTACAGGGTGGCTCATCCATCACCCAGCAGCTCATCAAAAACGTGGTGATCCCGGTGGAGGAGCGGGCCCAGCGCAGCTACGCCCGCAAGCTGAAGGAAGTCATCCTGGCCATGGAGGTCACCCGGCGCTATCCCAAGGAAAAGATCCTGGAATGGTATCTGAACTATAATTTCTACGGCAATTTGGCCTATGGCGTGGAAGCCGCCAGCCAGGTCTACTTTGGCAAGAGCAGCGCAGAGCTCAACCTGGCCGAGGCCGCCATGCTGGCCCCCATCCCCCAGTACCCGGCCCTGAATCCCATCGACAATCCGGAGGAAGCCAAGCGCCGCCAGGGGATCACCCTCCAGGCCATGGTGGACGCCGGCTACATTACCCAGGCTGAGGCCGATGCTGCCTTCCAGCAGCCCCTCTCCCTGCGTACATCGGTCGCGGAGCGCTTTGACATCCTGACCGCGCCCCACTTCGCCCTGTACGTGCTGGACCAGGTCAAAAAGGAGTTCAACACCGCCGAGGATCCCTTCTTCATCTGGAAGAAGGGGCTCACCATCTACACCACCCTGGACGTGGAGCTCCAGCGCTATGCAGAGCAGGTGGCCCGGGAGCAGGTGGCCCAGTTGATGGCCCAGGGCAAAAACGCCAGCAACGCCGCCGTGGTGGCCATCAAGAACGACACCGGCGAGATCCTGGCCATGGTGGGCTCCCTGGACTACAACAACGAGGAGATCGACGGCCAGGTGAACATGGCCCTGGCCGAGCGCCAGCCCGGCTCCAGCTTCAAGCCCTACGTCTACCTGACCGCGCTCCAGCAGGGCATGACCGCGGCCACCATGATCCTGGATGTGGCCACCGCCTTCCCCATGGCCGACGGCACCTACTACCGGCCGGAAAACTACGACCGCACGTATCACGGCCCCGTCTCCCTGCGCAACGCGCTGGCCCGCTCTTACAACATCCCCGCCATCCGGGTCATGGACCAGGTGGGGGTGGCCAATGCCCTGCGCACCGCCCATCGCATGGGCATCAACGGCCTCAACCGGGGCCTGAACTTCTACGGCCTCAGCCTGGTGCTGGGCGGCGGTGAGGTCTCCCTGCTGGACCACACCTACGCCTACAGCGTCCTGGGCAACCTGGGCGTCATGGTGGGCGAGCCGGTGCCCCCGGCAGAACGGCGCTCCGGCTATCGGGAGCTGAACCCCGTCTCCATCCTCCAGGTGCGGGACAGCGAGGGCAACATCCTGAAGAAGTACGAGCAGCCGGTGGCCCAGCGCATCGTGAGCGCGGCGGTGGCCTACGTCATGAACGACATCCTCTCGGACGACAACGCACGCGCGCCGGCCTTTGGCGCCAACACGGACCTCACCCTGCCGGACCGCCGGGTGGCGGCCAAGACCGGCACTACCAACGGCTGGAAGGACAACTGGACCATGGGCTTCACGCCCCAACTGACCGTGGGCGTGTGGGTGGGCAACACCGACAACGAGCCCATGGAAAATGTCACCGGCCTTTCCGGCGCGGCTCCTATCTGGAACGCGGTCATGCGCAAGTACCACGAGGGCCTGCCGCCCACCTGGTACGATCGGCCGCCCGATGTCACCACCCGTACCGTCTGCATGCCCAGCGGCCTTCTGCCCAGCCCCACCTGCCCGCCCTCCAGCCAGCGGAGCGAAATCTTCGTGGCCGGGACAGAGCCCACCCTGACCGACTACATCTGGCAGGCCTTTGAAATCGACACCGAGACCGGCAAGTTGGCTTCCCCCCTGACGCCGCCAGAACGCCGGGAAACCCGGGTCTACCAGATCCTGCCTCAAGAGGCGGCCGACTGGGTGCGGGAGAACGGCATCGAACAGCCGCCCCAGGAGCAGAGCCTGGTCAGCCTGGAAGATGTGGACCCGGACGCGGCCATCATCTCCCCCACCCTCAACGGCTACATCGGCGGGGTGGTGGAGATCCGGGGCAATGCCCGGGGTGGGCCGTACCAGCTGGAATTCGGCCGGGGGGCCGATCCCCAGGAGTGGACGCCCATCGGCCCCGAACACAACGGCGACGTGGTCAACGACGTCCTGGAACGCTTCGACACCACCGGCCTGGAGGAGGGCCTTTACACCCTGCGCCTCACCGTCAAACGGGGGGACGGGGTCCGGGTCTGGACTACGCCGGTGACCGTGGACAACACGCCGCCCAGCGTGGTCATCAGCGAACCCAAGCCCAACCAGCTCTACGTGATGGAGGACGACGAGCAGGTCAATATCAACGTCCTGATCAACGACACGTGGGCGGTGGATCGGGTAGAGTTCATGATTGACGGCAGCACCTTTGTCACCACGACGGTGGCGCCGTACAATGAGCGCTGGAAGATCACCATGCGGGACATCGCCCAGATCGAGGCGCCCGAGACCCAGAACTGGCTGGGCTTCGAGAGCGACGATCCCGACGTCAAGCCGGGGCGCATGCGCCCCTTCGAGGATGGCTTCCAGGCCATCCGCACGGCGGAAGGGGTCTACTTCGAGAGCCACCTGATCAAGGTGGTCGGCTACGACCGGGCCGGCAACAAGGCGGAGAGCGACGAGGTACGCATCTACGTGCGCCACCGGCCCCCACGCACGGACCGCTCGCCGTGATCCAGGCGGCCACCCCGGCCCCAACCGTAGGGGCGGAGCTTGCTCCACCCGGGGCCATCGACAGCGTGGAAAAAGAATGAAGGAAACAGAGGATGCCCACGATCCTGGTAACCAATGACGATGGGGTACAAAGCCCCGGGCTGCTGGCCCTGAAACAGGCCCTGGAAGCCATCGCCGACGTGGTGGTCCTGGCCCCAGAGCGCAACTGGAGCGCCTCCAGCCACGCCAAGACCATGCACAAGCCCTTGCGGGTGAATCCGGTCACCCTGGCCGATGGTAGCCCGGCCTTTGCCAGCAGCGGCAGCCCAACGGACTGCGTGGCCCTGGCCGCCGGCGGCGTGTTGGGCGTCCAGCCGGACCTGGTGGTCAGCGGCGTGAACAACGGCCATAACCTGGGTATCGACATCACCTACAGCGGCACCGTGGCCTGTGCCATGGAGGCGACCATCAAGGGCATCCCCGGCATCGCCGTGAGCACAGCGGTGCCGGAGGAGGCCGCCATGGCCGATGGGGAGCCTTTCCAGGTGGCGGCCCTGGCCGCGGCACGGGTGGCCCGGGCCGTCCTGGCCCATGGCCTTCCCCCCAAAACCCTGCTGAACGTCAACGTGCCAGCCCTCCCCTGGGACCGCCTGCGGGGAATCCACATCACCCGCATGGGCAGCCGCCACTACCCCGCGACGGAGCTGATTGCCCGGGAAGATCCCTGGGGCCGGCCCTACTACTGGCTGGGCGGCTCCGGCCCGGTGGACGTGGCCGACGACGGCACGGACGTGGGCGCGGTCAAACATGGCTACATCAGCATCACGCCCATCACCCTGGACATGACCGACTACACTTTCCTGGCGGAGTTGACCCGCTGGGATCTGGGCGTTTGGGACGGCAACATCCGGGCAGAAGAGGTGCAACGTGATGGTGGCCGTCCTGGATAGCAGCGTGCATCGCCAATTTTCGGTAGGGCCAGGGATTGCCCTGGCCGGTGGGCGCAGCCAGCAGCGCCCCTACCTGATTCTCAAGGGGGCGGCCTATGGTCTTTAAGGCTCGGCCCTGCAAGAGCCGCTGGGAAGGGCTCCTGGTCACAGGCTGGATCCTCCTGGTGGATCTGCTCCTGATTATCTGGATGGCGCGGCGCTCGGTGGATTGGCTGCAGTTTCTGCTTCTGCTGCTGGTGCTGATCAGCCTGCCGGTGCTGGTGCACCTGGCCTGGCGCACCTGGGCCGCGTGGACGCTGGAGTACTGGGTGGATCGGAATGCCGTCACCGTGCGGTGGGGGTTGGTTCGCCAGATCGTTCCCCTGCACCGCATCCGTCGGGTGATCGAAGGGGGCATCCTGGAGTTGGGGCAGGGCGGGCGCCTGGAGTGGCCCGCGCCCTACCTGCGTCGGGCGCGCGGGCTGGGCTTACTGACGGTGGACATGTTCGCCACCGTCCCCCTCTCCCAGTGCCTGCTCCTGGAGACGGACGAAGCCATCTTTGCCCTTTCCCCGGCCGAGCCCGCCCGCTTTCTGGACGCCCTGCAAGAACACTACCGGCTGGGGCCGGTGCGGGATCTGCCCATCTCCCGGCAGGAGGATGCCTGGTGGCTCCGGCTGCTGAGTCAGGAGGGGGTGGGGGTGTGGCTGCTGCTGGGCGGCTTTGTGGGGACTATCCTGCTGTTCGGATATCTCATGATCCATTTCCCCAATTTGCCCGATGCCCTGGCTTTTCACTACAATAGCGAAGGCCTGCCGGATGTGATCCGGGCTAAGACGGCCCTGTTTCTGTTGCCGGCCATCGGCCTGCTCACCTGGCTGGTCAACGGGCTCTGGGGCCTCTGGATGATTTTTCGTCGGCAGCGGACGGGTGCATACATGTTGTGGGGAGGCACGCTCATTGTGCAGATCTGTTCCCTGTTGGCCCTGCACAGCCTCATCCTCAACAGTCTCAACCCGGGGTGACATCTGCCCGGCCCGACGGCAACCGGCCTTGAGCCCTGCCGGTCTGGTTGCGGATGGACGCTGGATAAACAGGAAGACGATTCGTGAGTGAGTTGAAGCAGACGCCGTTCCTAAGCGTCATCATTCCAGCCTACAACGAAGAAAAGCGTCTGCCGCCGGCCTTGATGCGGATTGCCCATTTCCTCCGCACCCAGCCGTACCCGGCCGAGGTGTTGGTGGTGGAGAATGGCTCCACCGACGGTACGGCCCAGGTGGTCCGACACTTCTGTGCCCAGGAGTTGCGGCCGGAGGATCCCTTCACGGTCCAGCTTCTCCACAGCGAGAAGGGCAAGGGCAATGCGGTGAAGACGGGCGTGATGGCCGCTCGTGGGGAGTATCTGCTGATTTCCGACACGGATCTGGCGGTGCCCATCGAAGAGGTATCCAAATTTCTCCCGCCTGCGCTCCCGGCCCGCAACTACGGCATCGCCATCGCCAGCCGGGAGATCCCGGGCGCGGTACGCCACGGAGAGCCGGTCTACCGCCATGTCATGGGGCGTGTTTTCAACCTGTTGGTGCGCCTGCTGGCCGTGCCCGGCATCCAGGATACCCAGTGTGGGTTCAAGTGTTTCAGCCGGGAGGCGGCTCGCCAGATCTTCCCCCTGCAGCGCATCTCCGGCTGGGGCTTCGACGTGGAGCTCCTCTACATCGCCCTGCATCACGGCATCCCCATTGTGGAAATCCCGGTGAACTGGCACTACGGCGAGGACAGCCGGGTCAGTCCCATTCGGGATACCATCAACATGCTTTCCGAGCTGCTGGAAATTCGCCGCAACGGCCGGGCCGGCCTCTACGATCGGGCGCCGGTGCCCCCGGTGACGGACGAGCTGCCCGCTGCCTAGCCCCGTGGGTGCGGCCCATGGAGGCGAAGTAGATCGTCATCCACGGGCAGTCTACCCATTACTGGACCGACTCGGGGCGCTCCGCGCCCATGGCCAGCCAGATCTGGACAGCGTTGGCCACGTAGTGGGTGACCAGGGGCGTTAGAAGGCTTCCCTGCTCCAGGAAGAGGACGCCCAGGAAGATGCCCGCCAGGCTGGCGCCGGTCATCCCCCACAACCCCTGGGGGCTGTGCATCAGCCCAAACAAAATTCCCCAGCCGACCACCAGCAGCGGCGCGGGCAGGATGGGTAACAGGCCACCCACCAGCAGGCTGCGGAAGAGCAGCTCTTCCAGGAGCACCACCGGGATCAGGGCCAGCAGCACCCCCAATAGCTCCCAGGCCGTGCGGGGCACGATGATTTCCAGCAGCAGGGGCGAGTAGTAGCGATGGCCGGTTCGGGCCGTCAGCCAGCGGGTGGCGCCGTAGAAAAAGAGAGCCAGCATCACCCCGAGGCTGATCCCCAAAACGACCTGGTCCCCCGCGCGGGGAAAGGTCCATCCCAACTGGGTGTGGGGCAGGCCGCTCAATTGACCCAGCCCCCCGCACACCAGAATGAGGAGCAGGCGGAACAGGTTCTCGGCCGGCAACAGGAGCACATTGCGGTTTGGGCGCCAGGTGCGCAGGAGCCGGGCGGTCGAATAGGTCCCATAGCCGATGAACGCGGTCAGGCCCAGCGTGACGGCCACAAACAACCAGTAACGTAGCGGCATGGTTCCTTTTCCCCAGATCCCCCTGTTGTTTCATCAGCCACCCATGGATCGGGTGGACATGCCATGCGCCCCGCCCCCGTCGGGCGCTTCCTTTATTCTGGAGAGAGACGAGTGAACGCCATGCATCCATCCCCACCCAGCGCGCCCCAGGTCCTGGCCACCCGGCTCCAGGCCAGCTATGAGCGGCTGTGGCAGGTCTTGAGCCTGTTGGAGCCCCAGGAACTGGATAAGGCAGTTTTGCCGGGCGGCTGGACCCCCAAGGCGCTCCTGGCGCACATCGCTTTTTGGGATGATTACCAGACCCGGCGGATGCAGGCGGCCCTGGCCGGTACCGCGGCCCGACGGGGCCGGGAACCCATCCAAATGGACAACGATCAACGGGCTCAGGTAGATGCCCATCGCCCGTGGACGGCCATCGTCGCCGAGGCCGACGGCGCCCGAGCCCGGATGGTCCAGTTTGTGCAACAGTTGTCGCCAGAGGCGCTTCAGGGCACCTATTCCGAAGGCGAGGAGACCCTGAACCTGGAGCGGCTGATCCGGCACATGGTTCACCACACCCAGAGCCATACCCAGGAGCTGTTGCACTACTGCGGCTCCCTCCAGCGCTGGACGCGGCCCGGGCTGCGCCATTTCTTTCAGGAGCAGTACGAAACCCTGATGGCGGCCATCGGTGGGTTCCATGAGGACACGCTGCTGTCCGCCCGGGTCTGCGGTTCCTGGAGCATCCGCGATGTGCTGGCCCATGTGCTGGCCTGGAATGAGTACGGCTACCACCTGGCAAAAGGGTGGCCGGAGCCTGCGCCTGCCTCCCTGGCCCCGTGGCAACGAGAACCGGGAGAAAGCCTGGATGCACTCAACCGTCGGCTCTTGGATGCCCGATCCAGCCTGGATCCCATCCAGATCGCCGATGGCCTGATCACCTGGCACCGACGGCTCTTGCGCCTCTTCGACCAGGCCACGGATGAGGCTTTGAACACCCAGGGCCAGACCTGGATGGGCCCCCTGCCCCTCTCGGGGGTATTTTTTGAAATAGCCCGCCATGAGGCGGAGCATGCAGCCCAGATCTGGCAATTCCGGGCCGATTCTGGACTCCCCCGGGGAAACCCCAGCTTGCCCAGATGAACGCAGATTTTCCAGAGAGCCGGTCTCTGTTACCTGGGTAATCCGGGGCTATTTGCAGGAGAGCCTTCTGCTGTCTGACAAAAGTCGTGGTTCGCAAGAAGGCCGGCCCACCATTGGAGGGCCGGCCTTCTTGCTGCTTCATCTGGGAATGGACGAGGCTACCCCTACGGCGTCAGGCCCGAGAGGGAGGCCGACTGCAGGTCCCGGGGCAGCTTGGAGACCAGGTCGTCTGGCCGCTGGATGGGTGTGGCGGCCACCTGTTCCTGGAGCCATTCCTGGAAAGCCTGGCGTCGCTCATTGGCCAGGGTGGACTCATCCTTGGGATGGTTGGGATCTTTTTCCAGCACTTCGATCAGGTGGTAGCCGAAGTCCGTCTTGATGGGCTCGCTTACCTCGCCCACCGCCAGGGAGAAGGCCGCTTCTTCAAAGGCGGGTACCATCACCCCCCGGCCGAACCACCCCAGGTCGCCGCCGTTGGCTGCGCTCCCCGGGTCGTCGCTGTACTCCTGGGCCAGGGTGGCGAAGTCTTCGCCGTCCAGGATGCGCTGGCGCAGTTCCTGGGCCAGCGCCAGGGCTTCGGCCTCGGTGCGCAGGGATGGATCCACCGGTTCGCCCTGAACGGTCTCACTCAGGTTGGCCGTGGCCGTAATCCCGGCAGTGGCACTCACAGCGCCGGTGGCGGTGATGGTGCTGGCTGCCGTCGCGTCCGCGGCGGTGTCGCTCAGCACGCCCTCGGCCGTGATGGCCGCCGAGGCGGTCAGGGGGACCGTGCTGGTCAGCGTTGGGCTGACCTCCAGGCTGGTTTCAGGTGAGGGTGGCGTCTCTGTGAAGCGGATCAGGATGTGGCGGGCGTGGACCGCCTCTTCTGTCTCTGCCACCCGCTCCTTGCCGATGACCTCCGCCAGTTTGTCGGAAAGCAGGCGGATCCGGATCACCTCCCGGTATTCGTCCAGGCTCATGCCCGCGATCTCCTGCAGGGACTGTTCCAGCTGGGCCAGCCCTTCCTGGTACTGGCTGTCGGTCAGGATGGGACGGGTGGGCGCCGGCGCGGGTGTGGGAAGCGGGGTGGCGGTGGCTGTCACGGCCACGCTCACATCGATGGTGGGGGTGGGCGTGGGTGTCCAGCTGGCCGCGGTGGCGGTGGCTGCGGTGGCTGCCTCCGCCGTGGCTGTGGCCTGGGGCACCGTGATGGCCCCTTGCATGGCCGCCACTTCCTCCCGCAGGGCCGCTTCCACCTCTTCATCGCTGACGGTGATGCCCCGGGCTGCAGCTTCCTTGCGGATGATGACCTCGTTGATCATCTGGTCCAACACCTGGACGCCCAGGGCAAAGGGGCTGCTCAGGGTCGCCTGGATCTGGTTGATCTGGGCGGTGAAGAAGCCCTGGCCGCCGAACTGCTGTTCCAGTTGCTGCATCTGGATCAGTTGGTTCTGCAGCCGGCTCCGCTGGAGGTAGACGCGCTTCCAGAAATCCCGGGTGACGATGGTCTCATCGCCCACCCGGGCCAGCGTGCTGTTGGGCTTGATGGCGAATTCAGCGATGGCGCCAAAGATGATCACCAGCAGGGCAAGGCCGACGGCGATGCCCGTGCCGATGATCAACTTTTGATTGCGCTCCCGGGTGCGGGCATTCAGGCGAACCTCTTTGCGTGTCAGTTCGCGCGGTTGCTCTTCGGCACGCTTCTTTCGCCTGGCCATGGATCACCTGCGCTTCCGCACGATGCGCGTCTGGTCGGCCGTGTAGGGCAGCAGGGCCAGGTGTCGTGCGTGCTTGATCGCCTTGACGATCCGGCGTTGAACTTTGGCCGAAACCCGGGTCTTGCGCCGGGAGAGGATCCGCCCCCGGCGATCCAGGA
The DNA window shown above is from Litorilinea aerophila and carries:
- a CDS encoding CPBP family intramembrane glutamic endopeptidase, which gives rise to MPLRYWLFVAVTLGLTAFIGYGTYSTARLLRTWRPNRNVLLLPAENLFRLLLILVCGGLGQLSGLPHTQLGWTFPRAGDQVVLGISLGVMLALFFYGATRWLTARTGHRYYSPLLLEIIVPRTAWELLGVLLALIPVVLLEELLFRSLLVGGLLPILPAPLLVVGWGILFGLMHSPQGLWGMTGASLAGIFLGVLFLEQGSLLTPLVTHYVANAVQIWLAMGAERPESVQ
- a CDS encoding DinB family protein; this translates as MHPSPPSAPQVLATRLQASYERLWQVLSLLEPQELDKAVLPGGWTPKALLAHIAFWDDYQTRRMQAALAGTAARRGREPIQMDNDQRAQVDAHRPWTAIVAEADGARARMVQFVQQLSPEALQGTYSEGEETLNLERLIRHMVHHTQSHTQELLHYCGSLQRWTRPGLRHFFQEQYETLMAAIGGFHEDTLLSARVCGSWSIRDVLAHVLAWNEYGYHLAKGWPEPAPASLAPWQREPGESLDALNRRLLDARSSLDPIQIADGLITWHRRLLRLFDQATDEALNTQGQTWMGPLPLSGVFFEIARHEAEHAAQIWQFRADSGLPRGNPSLPR
- the rpsR gene encoding 30S ribosomal protein S18, which produces MERERGGRRSRRIGSDVRLEDIDYKNIPLLSRFLDRRGRILSRRKTRVSAKVQRRIVKAIKHARHLALLPYTADQTRIVRKRR